In a single window of the Agromyces sp. H17E-10 genome:
- a CDS encoding MFS transporter, translating into MPTVSRARWSLMAQFALFGLIQVSWMSRMPSIRTALDISALQLGSLLIIGGIGSLIGALTIGAIVARFGSRNVLIAGTVGNVLGFGLDAAGLTGWGLGFFVAGMFVNGLCGAFINVPININAAAVEQQLGRAVLPQFHAAFSIGAAGGALIAGAFAFAEVHVATQVVIVTAVVTVLRVLLVPASTAFTRQQPVSTATGSIDAAATGDRNRRAVRSALGAWLEPRTLLLGVVLLAASLAEGAATTWLTLAVVDGFASTEAIGAVAYGTFVGAMTVFRFVGTGLIDRFGRVTVLRVSGVSSLVGLALFVFGPNLAIAWIGIVLWGCGTALGNPIAISAASDDPSKAGQRVSVVTSFSTISSLAAPPLLGLLADEVGARYALLAVGAVMILSLSVAGQVRRRPAQGAAATTSTGSTATVDA; encoded by the coding sequence GTGCCCACCGTCTCCCGCGCCCGCTGGTCGCTCATGGCCCAGTTCGCCCTGTTCGGCCTCATCCAGGTCTCGTGGATGAGCCGCATGCCGTCGATCCGCACCGCCCTCGACATCAGCGCGCTGCAGCTCGGGTCGCTGCTCATCATCGGCGGCATCGGCTCGCTCATCGGCGCGCTCACGATCGGCGCGATCGTCGCGCGGTTCGGCAGCCGCAACGTGCTCATCGCGGGCACCGTCGGCAACGTGCTGGGCTTCGGTCTGGATGCCGCGGGGCTGACGGGCTGGGGACTCGGCTTCTTCGTCGCCGGCATGTTCGTGAACGGGCTCTGCGGGGCGTTCATCAACGTGCCGATCAACATCAACGCGGCCGCCGTCGAACAGCAGCTCGGGCGGGCGGTCCTGCCGCAGTTCCACGCGGCCTTCTCGATCGGCGCCGCCGGCGGTGCGCTGATCGCCGGCGCGTTCGCCTTCGCCGAGGTGCACGTCGCGACTCAGGTCGTGATCGTGACCGCGGTCGTGACCGTGCTGCGGGTGCTGCTCGTACCGGCCTCGACGGCGTTCACCCGACAGCAGCCCGTGTCGACGGCGACCGGATCGATCGACGCGGCGGCCACGGGCGACCGCAACCGGCGCGCGGTGCGCTCGGCGCTCGGCGCGTGGCTCGAGCCCCGCACACTGCTGCTCGGCGTGGTGCTGCTCGCCGCGTCGCTCGCCGAGGGCGCTGCGACCACGTGGCTCACGCTCGCGGTCGTCGACGGGTTCGCCTCGACCGAGGCGATCGGAGCCGTCGCGTACGGCACGTTCGTCGGGGCGATGACGGTGTTCCGCTTCGTCGGCACGGGGCTCATCGACCGGTTCGGACGCGTCACGGTACTGCGTGTGTCGGGGGTCTCGTCGCTCGTCGGCCTCGCGCTGTTCGTCTTCGGCCCGAACCTCGCGATCGCGTGGATCGGCATCGTGCTCTGGGGCTGCGGCACCGCCCTCGGCAACCCGATCGCGATCTCGGCCGCCTCGGACGACCCGTCGAAAGCCGGCCAGCGGGTCTCGGTCGTGACCTCGTTCTCGACGATCTCGTCGCTCGCCGCGCCGCCGCTCCTCGGCCTCCTCGCCGACGAGGTCGGCGCGCGGTACGCGCTGCTCGCGGTCGGGGCTGTGATGATCCTCAGCCTGTCGGTCGCCGGGCAGGTGCGACGGCGACCGGCGCAGGGCGCCGCCGCGACCACGAGCACCGGCTCGACGGCGACGGTCGACGCGTAA
- a CDS encoding GyrI-like domain-containing protein: MAIAEIVAHVGGKCGRHVWAAPGMMGDMTTAKFDPKREIASYTAPRDGFELVEVPPLRYAMIDGRDDPNTAPEYVAAVEALYAVSYAAKFALKRELGRDHVVGPLEGLWTADDPAAFVTREKSAWSWTMMIWQPDWLTPDVFDAAVAKAAAKAPAATGLRLETLDEGLCVQTLHLGSYDDEGPTLARLHDEFMPERGLRFHGAHHEVYLGDPRRTAPGKLRTILRQPVAREA, encoded by the coding sequence GTGGCGATCGCCGAGATCGTGGCGCACGTGGGCGGCAAGTGCGGGCGGCACGTGTGGGCGGCGCCCGGCATGATGGGCGACATGACGACGGCGAAGTTCGACCCGAAGCGCGAGATCGCGAGCTACACGGCACCGCGCGACGGGTTCGAGCTCGTCGAGGTGCCGCCGCTGCGGTACGCGATGATCGACGGCCGCGACGACCCGAACACCGCGCCCGAGTACGTCGCGGCGGTCGAAGCGCTCTACGCGGTCTCGTACGCCGCGAAGTTCGCGCTCAAGCGCGAGCTCGGTCGCGACCACGTCGTCGGACCGCTCGAGGGGTTGTGGACGGCCGACGACCCGGCCGCCTTCGTGACTCGCGAGAAGTCGGCCTGGTCGTGGACGATGATGATCTGGCAGCCCGACTGGCTCACTCCTGACGTGTTCGACGCCGCGGTTGCGAAGGCTGCCGCGAAGGCCCCGGCGGCGACCGGGCTGCGCCTCGAGACGCTCGACGAGGGCCTCTGCGTGCAGACGCTGCATCTCGGCTCGTACGACGACGAGGGTCCGACGCTCGCCCGCCTGCACGACGAGTTCATGCCCGAGCGCGGGCTGCGGTTCCACGGCGCGCACCACGAGGTGTACCTCGGCGACCCGCGCCGCACGGCACCCGGGAAGCTGCGCACGATCCTGCGGCAGCCGGTCGCGCGCGAGGCCTGA
- a CDS encoding DUF1353 domain-containing protein has product MPFLTDDGEPLAELGLAQRPSAAPRFELTAAFTYLDPETGRRYRVPARHEASLRQAQDDAGPLADFSTDLASVPTPLWGMIASYGRQSAPAVLHDARSREAAALGDDRAALVQRREDDRVFHTGLRELGVPRLRARLMQTWVAADRERQFGGVRGWALVVQAVVGAVALVAASVAAWWNPWWLVAWPIVALAVFVHGRLAGLVATLTFSLALLGPFVLVQLAALVPFRLVEALVELVTRGDPGGVWRPTLQPGSEDQGQP; this is encoded by the coding sequence ATGCCGTTCCTCACCGACGACGGCGAACCACTCGCCGAACTCGGCCTCGCGCAGCGCCCGTCGGCGGCCCCGCGGTTCGAGTTGACCGCGGCGTTCACCTACCTCGACCCCGAGACGGGTCGGCGATACCGTGTGCCCGCTCGCCACGAGGCATCCCTTCGGCAGGCGCAGGACGACGCCGGCCCGCTCGCCGACTTCTCGACCGATCTCGCGTCGGTGCCGACCCCGCTGTGGGGCATGATCGCGAGCTACGGGCGCCAGTCGGCGCCGGCGGTGCTGCACGACGCCCGTTCGCGCGAGGCGGCCGCGCTCGGCGACGATCGCGCCGCGCTCGTCCAGCGCCGCGAGGACGACCGGGTTTTCCACACGGGGTTGCGCGAGCTAGGCGTGCCGCGGCTGAGGGCGCGGCTCATGCAGACGTGGGTCGCCGCCGATCGCGAGCGACAGTTCGGCGGAGTGCGCGGCTGGGCCCTCGTCGTGCAGGCCGTGGTCGGCGCGGTGGCACTCGTCGCGGCATCCGTGGCCGCCTGGTGGAACCCGTGGTGGCTCGTCGCCTGGCCGATCGTCGCGCTCGCCGTGTTCGTGCACGGCCGGCTCGCCGGCCTCGTCGCGACGCTCACCTTCTCGCTCGCGCTGCTCGGGCCGTTCGTGCTCGTGCAGCTCGCGGCGCTCGTGCCGTTCCGCCTCGTCGAGGCGCTCGTCGAGCTCGTGACCCGCGGCGACCCGGGCGGGGTGTGGCGGCCGACGCTGCAACCGGGTTCCGAAGATCAGGGACAACCCTGA
- a CDS encoding AEC family transporter → MESVFTGFAVLALAVFVGWLASRTGVVGPEARPILARLNFSVLAPFLLFSVLATADVGALFSALLPVSALAAVTMMLAFGLVAMLVWRRSLERTVIGSLASGYVNGNNFGIPIAVYMLGDAAYSAPIVLLQLLLFAPVALAILGARVQGRTSAWQIVRSTFTNPIIVGSLLGVGVAVSGIELPAIVLDPIELIGHAAVPLMLISFGMSLNGQRMLAAGSGRRDVLLAATLKLIGMPLIAWLLGAYVFGLDGQALYAVTVLAALPTAQNVFNYAQRYDTAEIVARDTVFITTIGCLPVLLGLALVHSLG, encoded by the coding sequence ATGGAATCGGTGTTCACGGGCTTCGCGGTGCTCGCGCTCGCCGTGTTCGTCGGCTGGCTCGCGTCGCGCACGGGCGTCGTCGGGCCCGAGGCCCGCCCGATCCTCGCCCGGCTGAACTTCAGCGTGCTGGCGCCGTTCCTGCTCTTCTCGGTGCTCGCGACCGCCGACGTCGGCGCCCTGTTCTCGGCGCTGCTGCCGGTCTCCGCGCTCGCCGCGGTGACGATGATGCTCGCGTTCGGCCTCGTCGCGATGCTCGTCTGGCGGCGCAGCCTCGAACGCACGGTCATCGGCTCGCTCGCGTCGGGGTACGTGAACGGCAACAACTTCGGCATCCCGATCGCGGTCTACATGCTCGGCGACGCGGCATACTCGGCGCCCATCGTGCTGCTGCAGCTGCTGCTCTTCGCTCCCGTCGCGCTCGCCATCCTCGGCGCCCGGGTACAGGGCAGGACCTCGGCGTGGCAGATCGTGCGGTCGACGTTCACGAACCCGATCATCGTCGGATCGCTCCTCGGCGTCGGCGTCGCGGTCTCCGGCATCGAGCTCCCGGCGATCGTGCTCGACCCGATCGAGCTCATCGGGCACGCGGCGGTGCCGCTGATGCTCATCTCCTTCGGCATGTCGCTCAACGGGCAGCGCATGCTGGCGGCCGGTTCCGGCCGCCGCGACGTGCTGCTCGCCGCGACCTTGAAGCTGATCGGGATGCCGCTCATCGCGTGGCTCCTCGGCGCGTACGTGTTCGGGCTCGATGGTCAGGCGCTCTACGCGGTGACCGTGCTCGCCGCGCTGCCGACCGCGCAGAACGTCTTCAACTATGCGCAGCGCTACGACACCGCCGAGATCGTGGCCCGCGACACCGTGTTCATCACGACGATCGGCTGCCTACCCGTGCTCCTCGGGCTCGCCCTCGTGCACTCCCTCGGCTGA
- a CDS encoding phosphoketolase family protein, whose protein sequence is MTEAGDAVPLELVDRWWRAANYLSVGQIYLMRNPLLDEPLSADDVKPRLLGHWGTSPGLNLVYAHLNRAIVERGTPTLYVCGPGHGGPAMVANAWLDGTYSELFPEVTADRPGMARLFRQFSFPGGIPSHAAPETPGSINEGGELGYALMHAYGAALDNPGLVVACVIGDGEAETGPLAASWRGHAFLDPATDGAVLPILHLNGYKIANPTLLARIPESELVEFFRGNGYEPLLVTGGFDGEDPMSVHARMADAVDVAYDRIASIRADAAAGAFSERAARWPAIVLRTPKGWTGPGVVDGVQVEGTFHAHQVPLAGVRENPEHLATLGDWLRSYRADELFDGAGRPVPDLDALRPRGELRMSASPHANGGIVRPLDLPPTAPHALDVAADRRGVTGEATRVFGAWLADVVRENPDTFRLFGPDEVLSNRLGAVFDVTDRVWAEALHPLDEHLARRGRVIEALSEHLMQGMLEGYLLTGRHGLITSYEAFIHIVDSMFNQHAKWLESAREVPWREDVASLTYLLSSHVWRQDHNGFSHQDPGFLGVVVNKQAEIVRVSLPPDANTLLATMRHAFGTRNRVNVVVAGKQPQQQWLSPDEADAHVEAGLGIWSWAGNEPGFDARDPEASAPDVVLACAGDVPTVEAIAAAQLLRERLPDLRVRLVNVVDLMRLQDLSRHPHGLTDAEFDAIFTTSAPVIFAFHGYPSLIHQLAYRRTNHRNLHVRGFAERGTTTTPFDMLHLNDLDRYRLALDVVRRVPGLASRPGVAEIAAEWEAARVAAREYAYEHGEDPEWITGWRFEERSAD, encoded by the coding sequence ATGACCGAAGCTGGCGATGCGGTACCCCTCGAGCTCGTCGACCGCTGGTGGCGGGCGGCGAACTACCTGAGCGTCGGGCAGATCTACCTGATGCGCAACCCACTGCTCGACGAGCCGCTCTCGGCCGACGATGTGAAGCCCCGGCTGCTCGGCCATTGGGGCACGTCGCCCGGCCTCAACCTCGTCTACGCGCACCTCAACCGGGCGATCGTCGAGCGCGGCACGCCGACCCTCTACGTGTGCGGCCCGGGGCACGGCGGCCCGGCGATGGTCGCGAACGCGTGGCTCGACGGCACGTACTCCGAGCTGTTCCCCGAGGTGACGGCCGACCGGCCGGGGATGGCGCGCCTGTTCCGGCAGTTCTCGTTCCCGGGCGGCATCCCCTCGCACGCGGCCCCCGAGACGCCCGGCTCGATCAACGAGGGCGGTGAGCTCGGGTACGCGCTCATGCACGCGTACGGTGCGGCGCTCGACAACCCGGGGCTCGTCGTCGCGTGCGTGATCGGCGACGGCGAGGCCGAGACCGGCCCGCTCGCGGCGAGCTGGCGCGGTCACGCGTTCCTCGACCCGGCGACCGACGGCGCGGTGCTGCCGATCCTGCACCTGAACGGCTACAAGATCGCGAATCCGACGCTGCTCGCCCGCATCCCCGAGTCGGAGCTCGTCGAGTTCTTCCGCGGCAACGGCTACGAGCCGCTGCTCGTGACCGGCGGCTTCGACGGCGAGGACCCCATGTCGGTGCACGCGCGGATGGCCGACGCCGTCGACGTCGCCTACGACCGCATCGCCTCGATCCGGGCGGATGCCGCGGCCGGGGCGTTCTCGGAGCGGGCGGCGCGATGGCCGGCGATCGTGCTGCGCACGCCGAAGGGCTGGACCGGGCCGGGCGTCGTCGACGGCGTGCAGGTCGAGGGCACGTTCCACGCCCACCAGGTGCCGCTCGCCGGGGTGCGCGAGAACCCCGAGCACCTCGCCACGCTCGGGGACTGGCTGCGGTCGTATCGAGCCGACGAACTGTTCGACGGGGCGGGCCGGCCCGTGCCCGACCTCGACGCGCTGCGCCCTCGCGGCGAACTGCGGATGAGCGCGTCGCCGCACGCGAACGGCGGCATCGTGCGCCCGCTCGACCTGCCGCCGACGGCACCCCACGCGCTCGACGTGGCGGCCGACAGGCGCGGCGTCACGGGCGAGGCGACCCGCGTCTTCGGTGCGTGGCTCGCCGACGTGGTGCGCGAGAACCCGGACACCTTCCGGCTGTTCGGCCCCGACGAGGTGCTGTCGAACCGGCTCGGCGCCGTGTTCGACGTCACCGACCGCGTGTGGGCCGAGGCGCTGCACCCGCTCGACGAGCACCTCGCGCGGCGCGGCCGGGTGATCGAGGCGCTCAGCGAGCACCTCATGCAGGGCATGCTCGAGGGCTACCTGCTCACGGGGCGGCACGGGCTCATCACGAGCTACGAGGCGTTCATCCACATCGTCGACTCGATGTTCAACCAGCACGCCAAGTGGCTCGAGTCGGCCCGCGAGGTGCCGTGGCGCGAAGACGTCGCGAGTCTCACCTACCTGCTGTCGTCGCACGTCTGGCGCCAGGACCACAACGGCTTCTCGCACCAGGACCCGGGGTTCCTGGGCGTCGTCGTCAACAAGCAGGCAGAGATCGTGCGGGTCTCGCTGCCGCCCGACGCGAACACGCTGCTCGCCACCATGCGGCACGCCTTCGGCACCCGCAACCGCGTCAACGTGGTCGTCGCCGGCAAGCAGCCGCAGCAGCAGTGGCTCTCGCCAGACGAGGCCGACGCGCACGTCGAGGCGGGGCTCGGCATCTGGTCGTGGGCGGGCAACGAACCCGGCTTCGATGCGCGCGACCCCGAGGCATCCGCGCCCGATGTCGTGCTCGCCTGCGCCGGCGACGTACCGACCGTCGAGGCGATCGCGGCGGCGCAGCTGCTGCGCGAGCGCCTGCCCGACCTGCGCGTGCGCCTCGTGAACGTCGTCGACCTGATGCGGCTGCAGGATCTGTCGCGGCATCCGCACGGCCTGACCGACGCCGAGTTCGACGCGATCTTCACGACCTCGGCGCCCGTGATCTTCGCGTTCCACGGGTACCCGTCGCTCATCCACCAGCTCGCGTACCGGCGCACGAACCACCGCAACCTGCACGTGCGAGGGTTCGCCGAGCGGGGCACGACGACCACGCCGTTCGACATGCTGCACCTCAACGACCTCGACCGGTACCGGCTGGCGCTCGACGTGGTGCGTCGGGTGCCCGGGCTCGCGTCGCGGCCCGGCGTCGCCGAGATCGCGGCCGAGTGGGAGGCGGCGCGCGTCGCCGCCCGCGAGTACGCGTACGAGCACGGCGAGGACCCCGAGTGGATCACGGGGTGGCGGTTCGAGGAGCGGTCGGCCGACTGA